In the Kaistella sp. 97-N-M2 genome, one interval contains:
- a CDS encoding alpha/beta hydrolase-fold protein, producing MKKLFLFVLMISVQISAQITLKITSLPADTPPNPTIYVAGNFNNWNPSATPMKNDGSGNYIFTVPETGGVLEYKFTRGSWNTAEGNAAGSSLPNRTATFRGSPQTLNLTIQSWEEQTAKKQSTAAPNVHVLSESFPIPQLNKTRKIWIYLPPDYEKSTKKYPVIYMQDGQNLFDEATSFSGEWQVDEMLNRLFSEGDHGTIVIGIDNGGDDRIDEYTPWNNEKYGGGEGDLYMQFVAETLKPFVDAHYRTKAGKKFNALMGSSLGALISSYGGVKYSQTFSKIGSFSPAYWIVDKQFNDYIATSAADLSHTRIYLVAGSGESKTIVNEIERVKNNLQKKGLRGKNTFVKIDAYGKHNENYWKGEFGAAYHWLFQTSKLKGRKSSKKSAIPQK from the coding sequence ATGAAAAAGCTTTTTCTTTTCGTGTTGATGATTTCTGTGCAGATTAGTGCCCAGATTACGCTGAAAATCACATCGCTCCCCGCCGACACGCCACCCAATCCAACGATTTACGTGGCGGGAAACTTCAACAACTGGAATCCGTCTGCTACGCCAATGAAGAATGACGGATCCGGCAATTATATTTTTACGGTTCCCGAAACGGGCGGCGTTTTGGAATATAAATTTACGCGCGGAAGCTGGAATACGGCAGAAGGAAATGCGGCGGGAAGTTCGCTGCCGAACCGCACCGCAACTTTCAGGGGCAGTCCGCAAACCTTAAACCTAACCATTCAGTCCTGGGAAGAGCAAACTGCAAAAAAGCAAAGTACCGCAGCGCCGAATGTTCATGTTTTGAGCGAGTCATTTCCTATTCCGCAACTGAACAAAACGCGGAAAATATGGATCTATTTGCCACCTGATTACGAAAAAAGCACAAAAAAATATCCTGTGATTTACATGCAAGACGGACAAAACTTATTCGATGAAGCCACGTCTTTTTCGGGCGAATGGCAGGTGGATGAAATGCTGAACAGACTTTTTTCGGAAGGTGATCACGGCACAATCGTTATTGGCATCGACAACGGTGGCGACGACCGGATTGATGAATATACGCCATGGAACAATGAAAAATATGGCGGCGGCGAAGGCGATCTGTACATGCAGTTTGTAGCGGAAACCCTGAAACCTTTTGTCGACGCGCATTACCGCACAAAAGCCGGGAAAAAGTTCAATGCTTTGATGGGAAGCTCTTTGGGCGCTTTGATTTCCAGTTACGGCGGCGTTAAGTACAGCCAGACTTTTTCGAAGATCGGTTCGTTCAGTCCCGCGTACTGGATCGTCGATAAACAATTCAATGATTACATCGCTACTTCTGCGGCAGATTTATCCCACACAAGAATTTATCTTGTGGCCGGATCCGGCGAAAGCAAAACCATCGTGAATGAAATTGAAAGAGTGAAAAACAATTTACAGAAGAAAGGTTTGCGCGGGAAAAACACGTTCGTCAAAATTGATGCTTACGGAAAGCACAATGAAAATTACTGGAAAGGCGAATTTGGTGCGGCTTACCACTGGCTTTTTCAGACCTCAAAACTGAAAGGCAGGAAAAGTTCGAAAAAATCTGCAATTCCTCAAAAATAA
- a CDS encoding alpha/beta hydrolase — protein sequence MDLKYLVREPQNITPSTPLLILLHGYGSNEQDLFSFAPTLPADWLIVSFRAPLNSAYEGYSWYDIDLMNVENRVDVPQAKKSVEMILENILKISNHYGLTENETHLAGFSQGGILAYSLALHHPDLFSKVACLSCYAEEKLLDDIVHDKKKLERLRFFISHGTDDAVIPLEWARKGAELLYDLSYFFSFREYMSGHGVNQKNYMDLMEFFQKK from the coding sequence ATGGATTTAAAATACCTCGTTCGCGAGCCTCAAAATATTACACCTTCTACCCCGCTCCTCATATTACTGCACGGGTACGGAAGCAATGAACAGGATCTTTTCAGCTTTGCGCCGACGTTGCCGGCAGACTGGCTTATCGTGAGTTTTCGTGCGCCGCTGAACAGCGCCTACGAAGGCTATTCCTGGTACGACATCGATCTGATGAATGTGGAAAACCGCGTGGACGTGCCGCAAGCGAAAAAGTCGGTGGAAATGATTTTGGAAAACATTCTGAAAATCTCCAACCATTACGGTTTAACAGAAAATGAAACCCATTTGGCGGGATTTTCTCAGGGCGGAATTCTGGCGTACTCCCTGGCCCTGCACCACCCCGACCTCTTTTCGAAAGTGGCCTGCCTGAGCTGTTATGCGGAAGAAAAGTTGCTGGACGATATTGTACACGACAAAAAAAAGCTGGAACGTTTGCGTTTCTTTATTTCGCACGGTACCGACGATGCGGTGATTCCGCTGGAATGGGCGCGTAAAGGAGCGGAACTTTTGTATGATCTGAGCTATTTTTTCAGTTTCCGCGAATACATGAGTGGTCACGGCGTGAACCAGAAAAATTACATGGATCTCATGGAATTTTTTCAAAAAAAATAA